The window GGGCATCAAAGAAGATCGTCATCAAGGCAGCTTGTCAACCTCTGAGGGAAACGCTAAAGAGATTCTAAAAGAGACTGATGGCCAACTAGGATGAAGAAATACAAGGAAAAACCCTTCCACAGGAGCAATTGCTCTGGACCTACAGGTGCCTTAAATATGGGGAAGAGACCCCAGCAGGAGGTGTTTCCACAGGGCTGAGGTAGTcaaatgcatttgcattttagcagcagcaaatcaatacaagtaagaacacaaatacatacacaaaaGTAGGTTCGCACAAGTTTATATATATCTCATTCCTACGAAATcataaattaagcaaataatactaaataatataatgaaaatagTTAAGTGAAGTACAAATGTCACTAGGGTCagattctcctccgtttgatcctgcaaaagagagaggaggaaaggagtcagtccctgcggctggccagggtttgctctgcaggcttccgcccATTCAGATCCAgaaaagcaccgatcccagccccatggctttcaggcccggcctcaggcctagttcccacatctccatggagctgaccaacctgtaccccttcccatggcgcagggtgggcactgctcaggtgaacaaatgctcccccatccaagaacgtttcccccttgtggacaaaaggtggatcagggagaagccacgccagaaccccaggccagaaagggagactcgtccggatgccggagggcaggaaccaccttgatgcatcgcggaagacgccacaagagatttctgcccggggccaagttatttttgctgcctgtgaccctgcagagctgctgctagtcgttgatgccactcctggtctgggaggaccaaagctctggctgtgcttcaaatcccccaccccaccccagccttcctttcgaggtggagatttacacatcaggaaagcttcaaacaaagttaccttgggccttctcctggatcatatggccttttcctcttcctgctcttcttctaaaggtagaaaagagagagacatgaggatgtcatcccagacaaaggattgatgagtgaagatgagttttaatggctgcacaaggagggggtcttccctgaccctgccctttttcagaggagatccttcaggaaagacatgctatcctgtcttgcctcttgtttcccaccctggacatctgctgcctctgggaagcccccaggccagaggtgaaggcctgccccctcccctgccatggctccctgcaactgctactcaggggcatcctgcctctgagcctggaggtgacctacagccatccagacttgtggccatggataggcctgtcctctgtgaaatggccagagtcccctttaaagccctccaagctggtggccagcaccgcatcccgtggcagagaattccctagattcatgatacactgtgtccaaaaggactcccttctgctgttcctgaatgacttggcaatcattttcatgagatggccactggttccagtcttatgggaggggaagaaattcttctcactctccacattctagacaccaggcatcatttgataaacctcgatcgtggctccccttcgttgccttctcccctcaactaaaaagccccagatgtggaaactgagcctcataagggaggtgctccagccccctgatcctctcggtttcctcttctgtacctttcatacctccggaatgtcctctgagagatatggtgaccagaactgtacagagtatgactccaaatgtggatgtctcaaggggtgatgatattagcagctctgttctcagtccccttcctggtgattctttgcatggaaattgtctttttcacagctgctacacaccgaggcgacacttctcaagaggcgcttcctccacacttactccctggtcttcaccaaggcatgcagactttgaaaatgcaGCAATCTGCACTTCTGCTTGGAAGGaactgctgtcctcttccaagggggcaaggTGTCCCCAAGGCGCCCACCAGACCAggtctcacctcctccccactttccagagtgccaaggccctactggggcctgccttagatacccacatgcttcagcaaagaggcagagcgcagggaaaagctTCTCCCAGAGAACTTAGTACTCGTTTGGGGCCCGCGtgattctgatttcctcacctcattccgCTTCCGAAAGCGTTCCAATGtctcaaaccttcctttctttttagggaatgcagttgtggggtcgaggccacaggtaaggcagacatgttgggttttgggaccctggtggaacacacgaaagtgacactttgcagtggaggctggtttcaagattcaccaatcaagagcacagtacagaaggaaaaacaaaagcaaggtgatattctcagagatttggcagaatttgaaagattcaTAACTCAagtgccgagcacttcttgggtcttatATACAAACTGGATGGatacaagggcaggaagaaaggtgtgaagagggtctactgggatctaccaggcagccgtgagcttcccaggccatggtggaacatgaggatggacACGTTGGCTTGTAAAAGAGAAGTTGCTAGTACTCTAACCAGTCTAGGCTCACCCGTACTGGAGGGGCAGttcttcccacagggtggaggtggtgtgtttgtgccagcttgcggaagcgcctcaggactttttctcggcccacctgctgcaagagcactgctctctggtttggcccacaggacagattggggtggttagggtctgtctcctggtggaacaaaagagccatttgccagccaagtcagagtcaggtttacacatctaattcattgttgttgttctcaccaccaccaccaccaccaccaccaccactgcaacaacccttgaaacccagaaacaggctttctgctggagaaatagggggatatgaGGGGGGGGAATTCCAAGCGccatcccacaggagtagagagcccaggattccctggaaagggagggtgcttaccacaaagtagggtcgggtccgttcggccttggttgtggaaagggctggagtttgcagtggaggctggtttcaagattcaccaatcaagagcatagcacagaaggaaatacaaaagcaaggtggtattctaagagatttggcagaatttgagagattaataactcaaatgccgagcacttcttggatcTTATATGCAAGCTGTTAGTGAAGTTTGGCTGAGTAGGGTGAAACTTGCGgagtctgtgcctgcctcccacgggtgtctccccctcttctctgatgattcCTACGTGACTGGGTCTTGGGACTGGCTGAGAGCTTGTCCGACCCAgttgatggccatgagaacagctctcttgaagctctgctggtcctccccAGCTCCGCGATGTTAACAACGGCATCATTTCCCAAACACTACCTCTATGGCTTGCAGTATTCTGTGGGATGAGCTGCTTTGTCTGCCCCATTCTTCGGTGGAGTTTTTTGCAAATACCCATGGTGAGAAGGTTAATGACAACAGGTCAAGTAGTGGCCTATGCAATCCTGCCTTTCCGCACTTTGGGTCAAAgacatcaagaaaaggacacagacccacttctgaaatctcagctccatCATGGGAATACTCAACGTTCTCTCAGGACTGCTGTTTTCACAGTCCAAATCAGAGACTGAATGGTACAGGAATCCTGTTCTCCTTGGGGGGGTTGTGCATGTTTTTGGTGTTCCCCAACTAGTGTGTGAGTTGAGGGCTGGGTCGTCGGAGGGGAGGGTCCCGTGGGAGGCGGACACAGGCTTTAAAGGCATTTCCTCCGATCTGGGTTATTTGCTGGCTGAGTGTGCTGGGTAGCATGGCCCTGCCAGAGTCTGTGCCCACCTCCCCTGGGTTCATTTCCCTCTTCTCAGATCTAGTTTTTGATGCATACGTGACTCCATAGTGGGAGggcgcacagctcctgagactggctgggagcttgtcctagCAAGCTAATGGCCATGATGAGTACAGCTCCgtagtgtgttgtctattgaacCTTCACAGAAACTCTACCACAacccccttgcacaagtgcaatggggAAAGATCTAGCACTCCCTACATGGCCCAAGAATGCAGTCCACCCCTCGGTTccaacccccattcctcttctataGAAGACTTAAGCCTTGCATAAAATGCATATGGataggtgttggcatgagatgttcagattccttaggtgatgctcactcccatggcaagatctatgcagtcttggggtgagctgaggctcttggatctgaggcagaaaggttcagcacaggctcagtaccccgaggaccaaaaatgcatttccgcagatggtggctgacatccagaaccacagagtgctattagaatgatgctgaacaatcaactttggagaagccgctgccactctgtgtagaccatactgagctaggtggacgaatggtatactgccactcagtatatggcaaaactGTTGTGTACGTACGAGCATAGGTCTCATCATGCCACAGGGAAATTCTTGTAGCCAGCGCTCACGCTCAGGGAGAATTCCACACAGTCCTGGAGCGAGCCAAGgctcttggacctgcaacagaaaggttcagcacaggctcggtaaaccctagcaaattgtttcttgcgcctgtgtgcagctttggctgtggtgcacagcagtgtgaagccccccagggtgaaaaggagaggtgggattcttTTCTGATTAACTGCCCTGTCCCATAAGAAGTCCCCATAGTTTAGaccccgatagccccactttaccggtccccctggcaccagtggaatgggtggcagatttagcactcccaccctatcctgaggatgcggaccatcccttgggttgttacccccattcctcttccgtaGGGAATGCATAATACGTACCAGCAAAGGTCTCATCGTGCCACAGAGAAATTCTTGCAGCCAGCGCTCATGCTCCGGGAGAAATCCACCCAGTCCTGGAGCGAGCCATGgatcttggacctgcaacagaaaggttcagcacaggctcagtacccggaGGGATGAAGAagcatgatctcagactgtggctgccatccggagcagcagcagagcactgcTGGAATgatgctgcacaaacgcaaaactgttgtgctagacagccaccctaactagccagcaagacatctaagcctgcagtgggcttgtccacattgctgaggcaacctctaccctgctctggtctctccgTCTGGTCTGGTCTCACAGTGCTGCTCTCTGTGCaggaccggggtgtgtgtgtgctcttttaaGGGATAAGGAATCCCCctgagcccctgtgccatcttgactttttctcaacttctaaaagaaatcaagaaaaggacacagacccacttctgaaatctcagctacatcacaggaatgatcatgggactactgcactgaccttCCCTAGATCTGGACTAAGGCAGAGGATCACCAAAGACTGGAAAGGCTTCCAGGGCGGGaggacatgcgaaccaactgatgctagatggacagtgccagatgcagccccccACCCTCTGGTTCCGGCCCCCATTCCTCTTCTGTTaggaaggtaagatttcatagaacgtatgctgagaggtctcctcatgtgatgggcaggtttttcttttcgccATTGTGCACATTTAAATTAATAGTCACCCTGTGACAGACACTCAGTAAGCCAAGGCTCTTCCACCTTCAAGAGAAAGTTTCGGCACAGGCTCGgtacccagagggctggaaatgcatttcctcagatggtggctgacattccgagcagcaggagagcactggtggaaagaTGCGGCACAAGGGCACAACTGTTGTGCCAGCCGGCCAttctaactagccagcaagagatGGAAGCTGGCAGTGGGCTtctcaacattgctgaagcaacatctaccctgctctggtgtcccccacCAGTTGGACTGttcctgtctggagctatccaaggtcctgatcttcctgcccgaatcttgctcccctcagagctgcctgaagcagTGTTCTTCAGCAGCAGGCCTCCTTCACCTTATGTGATTGTCTAGCCCTAACCCTGACAAATTATTTGCTGGGCCTGtgcgcagcttcagcccaagccaaaaactctgcacagtccccctggacccatatgtgtggatgaccatacccaatgtgcagtgctgccatctgcacaggccgcagtgtttatatatgtgtgtgctcccctaaggaaaaaggaacccccttgagcccctgttctatgttggcaggcatgctggaacttcagcctttccagagagctcttctaagagggctccttctctctgaaagggccctgccggcactgagaaaagagcagggccatgccaaggtcagcacagtggggaatggttctcaggctgaagggtttctgctccaatggcccctgcttggaacagagtcaaggtcactgctctgaggtctggattcctcctgatactctgaaggcatttcctccaactttgctcctcctatgctccgggaaagtaggatgacactgtcagagtctgcacacgcctcccatgcattcctttccctcttctctgatgaggtttttgactggtatgtgattggcgcttgggagggtgcagagctcctgaaagaggctgggtgcttgtcccaccaactaatagccatgaagacagctctgtggtgtgttatccattgaaacttcacaaggcgcacagaagtgttggcttcttgaatagggcccttaacacaggcctgcagcagcatctgggggctgagctatacttcaaggtgcaccctttactcacggtgcctgcatacactaccccactAGCCGACCCATTTGATCACGAGTTTGAATggctgccctgaaaggatcacaagtgccgacttagaaaagaatactgaccaatgcattgattagagctgaagagaacattctggagaattatcttatcccatctattaaatgcatgggtgaatattcgatcaccctatccgtcatgttctttcccaagctatttctgtaatgtcttgaaaagagagacctgtcttactcagagtctatgaattgctccatgacctgcagtggcaatgcttacacaaccaaacaaaaaagctTCCTCGGGAGTGAGGGCGGGGTAGGAGGGCCGTGAAGATTGATCCAACCGaagtctgtggggtaaacaagctctGATCGCAAGCCTTACACCAGAGTCTGCAAGTAGGCATGGGATgagcccaaggagcagagacatgctctgcacGGACGGACCCCATCGCTGtcctaagactgaggagtacttcaccctggaaagtcttccactgagggggtctatttggaccaacttgtggaatggaaaattccttatTGTTCTCTACTGTTGAAACTGTTGAGTCTCTTATCtaccaaggacagacagggtgggggaagtgggtacGGATGTTGCAAACTGCATTAGCATAGGCATCGAATGATAGGCTTCTGGCTCCCTCTCAGTCTCATCAGCGTCTTGTGAgctgtattttaatattttaaagacTTACTTGTGGTTTTAATCTTCCTTAACAGTATTGCTGTAAACATTAGCAAATTGGGGTTGCTGAGGAGCCTAGACTTTGAAGAATACTGTAATATCAAGGCTGAGATACGAAGTTTGAAGCTGACCGGCTGGCAGACAGCCTGCTACCGGGGGGTTCGTGTTCGATGAGGTGGATGGTGGATGGTTGAATAAGATTTGGGACTGTTTAAAAGTTTGACTTTGACAGCATATGACCAACAGAGGAGATAATTAAACAGCAAGTATGAAGCGAGCCCAAACAATGAGAAAGAAGTGCACTAAAAGGAAGATAACTGGTAATAAGAAACACTCCATATCTAACAAGAAACAGCTGCACGATTCTCTAGCTGAAGTCAAACTAACTACAGCGTATACGCAAACAAAGCTAGATTCCTTTCTTATGAAACAGACACCAATATGTATGTTAAATGAGATAAATGAGATCAAtccaggaaatagaaatgctaataGATCTGAGGATTCCTTGAATTTGTCTGTCTCTGGGATCTCAATTTCCTCACCACTTACGCCCCATGCACAGGTGAATCCACTGGCTGGGAATGGTACCACTGGAGTGGATACAATGCTAAAGAACCTGGCAGCAGCTGACTCAGCCTCCGACCCCAATCTAAAATCCTTTATTTTAATGATTGAAACCTTGTTGTGCCTATTTCAGAGATTTTCTACAGTAAATGCAAAACTGGATAAGATTAATGAACAAGTAAATCAATTGAATAACACTACAAGGCAAATTAAACCCATTGCTACTGCTGAAGCATGTTCTCAGACAGTAATCACTGGTGCAGATACCATttgctgctccccaatagctGATGATTTGTCTGCTAAATCTGGTGCAGGGTATATTTTCCAACCCTGCCAGAGTGAACTCATTATCATTCTGGATGGACATAATGTTTGTCGCTGGGATAAATTGCATAATATCAAAAAATCTTTGGCGCAGCTGCTGGGTTTTGAGGAGGAATCTGTGGACCTTAAGAAATTTGAAAGGCAGCATACAAGGAATCCCCTCGTGCTGAAGTTACTACTATCCTTTGAAAATGATCTAATTCCTGCATCCTTGGCAAGGATGAGGAAATTTCTGCATAAGTGGAGAATCTTCCCCAAAAGAGTATTTTCTAAACCCTCAATTGCGACTCCATTGGATAAATATTTTGTTCAGGTTAAACAGCATAGGATGGGGAAATCTACTTCAAAATCTGTAGATAAGCAATCCCAAGTTTCTCCATCCTCTACATCCATAGCAACGGAGACAGCAGGAGATCTTGAGTACCTAACAGGACCGTGGGATGTTTCCCAATTGATTACGTTATCCTTAATAGAATGCTcaactggagacagcaggaacttTAATAACTCTACTGTCCGCTGCCCCAAACGTA of the Hemicordylus capensis ecotype Gifberg chromosome 3, rHemCap1.1.pri, whole genome shotgun sequence genome contains:
- the LOC128352553 gene encoding uncharacterized protein LOC128352553; this translates as MLRPLGAEPVLNLSVSGMKALHVRVDYHRLRKRPYKKTEHRMPGPVYVQDPWLAPGLGGFLPEHERWLQEFLCGTMRPLLVRIMHSLRKRNGGNNPRDGPHPQDRVGVLNLPPIPLVPGGPVKWGYRGLNYGDFLWDRAVNQKRIPPLLFTLGGFTLLCTTAKAAHRRKKQFARVYRACAEPFCCRSKSLGSLQDCVEFSLSVSAGYKNFPVA